The genomic stretch CACGGCTGGATTTTGCATTTCTATGTGCTTATTTTCTCCTACGGTGAAAGCCAGCATCGTAAGGAACCGAGATgtcttgaatttttaaatcgacctgcgtcaggcacagataTATTTACGGACTTCGGTTGAACGGGATTTCACAGGTGCCATCTCTTTTCGAAGGTTGGCCATTATCATGGCtactttaattttggatgTCGTGCTTCTCAAGAatgatattagagcgactcatggaaatgtgtaataccttttcagaatccatattaaatgcgccaaaacttgttaTACAGGGTCCCTTTTCggtaaagtagtttttttttcacagtggggtccgaagcaaacaaaaagttatgatttgaaaaaatgttatatcgtataacttaacattatcttcaatacactcaataaacaactttaaatagtatgtctaacgcaagaactcatcagtaccaatctagtggatattatgaaaaatgtacaggatgtagatattttcgaattttaataagaattagtaaaaaaaaaagtcaattttcttataaaaccgCAAAATGAATCATAACtgtgcaggggttgagcttagagacctcccgtagaacaattttttgcagctgatgacctcatctatcccctatttgcgtttgatccacgactttttgaccaccctgtatatgtatgtaactgtatatatacatatatatttataaagtagACTTTAATGTTGAAATTAAATGGCTCTTTATCTTCAAAAAATTTTCAGCAGGTCCTGTTATTGTTAAGTTTCAGGTCGTGCTTTCGAGACATTGTTTAGGTTATCGTTTGTTGCTTTGTCAACGATTGGTAACTGTCTCTGTCTCCTCCGTCCTTCCTGTCGCTAAACGACAATATTCTTACCGTTCATAGTCACTTCCTAGCTCTGGTTTGCTACCTTCCTTTCTCCACTCGTAATCCTACGCGTATCTTCCTGCGCCATTATTTAAGTGCTACCCTTGTACCTAGTTTGAGTCAGTCCATCatagacaatatttaataaaatcgctAGTAAGCTAGCTACTACTAACCTTCGGCCTAAGGAATGTgctgtaatttaattaatttttgtctCCATAATACTCGCCACGATCGATAGACAAAAGTCACCTCTAAactttgtgtttattttagtatcgacgaatttatattgtattgtgtttttaattagagTCAACCATTGAAATTATAGTGAAGGATCAAGgacatatttattgtttctaaTTCAAACATCACAAACTTAGATCAAATCTAATCAATAATGAGTGATTTTGGTTATAGCCCGCTCTTAACCATTTCCAAAGAGTCTTTAACCATgacgtgcgtctgcggccCGGTCTCCTGCCACTTTGACTTGAATGATAAGTTGAAGGAAGGAGCTCGTACTTTTTCTTTAagacataaatatatacaggtaaataattgtttaaaaagtaaTCCTACATGTCATTTGGACGCCAatagtatgaaaaataaaacacatttattttgtacacaatttattaaaaagttaaagcTAAAATTCGACTTGTTGAATTGGCACATTCatttataatactaatactAATCATCTAATCAATTTATTGacattgataataaaaatataacatacagTTATGAAGactattgattttttattctattaacGCAATTggcttaatatattttaattaaaataatataatggatGGACTACAGACTAGTTTGAAGGTATAGGTGCTAATACTGATGTACATAAATCTCTCATTAATGAGACGTCGATGCAccaaatttgaatattttttttaaaatacaatttaaaaaaatagtaggtTAGTTACTTTAAACGATTAGCAATGGATGTTTCACGGCGACGCGACGcatttgtttttgatataaGAGTGAGGAGACGAAACTTTTGATAGCTACATAACTCCGTATATGAATGAATTATAAGTCTAATTGCCccgtattcataaaaaatatgtctaaTTGCCTAatccttataaaaaaaaaaaaattcaaaagcatcgttttaactaaagaagTCGTCTGTTTCTTTTCATCAATCTCTCAATTTATTTTGTGTCCAAAGGCTGCTTTAGTTAAATAGTGAAATtagattgattttatttttttataaggggTTATGgatttattgtttgtttataaGTTCAGAAACTCTTAATAACTTTTTGGTTCCACTGTTTAAGAACTACACAATAGTGGTCCTCTTACAATgacatatgtatattaattactaaatgGTACAAAAAAGTAGATTTaacgattattttaataagaaatccATACCTTACCTTTAACACccacaatttattattttaagtaaaggAAAGTTGAAAGAgtaaaaaagttacttaaatTGAAAGAAATTTAAGTACATCAAAATTAGCACAATTGAGAATTTAATGGCACCCACAACTTTTAACGaccatatttttgtattttcgtAAAATTACATTCGAGTCGTCTGTATAGTATAACACGGATATAGGAGACAATTTGATTGGTGCACACGATGGTTTCGGTACCTGAATaacaagaaaattattaattattatgcttttattaatatatataaggaaCTAAAACATAATCACTCGTTTATGAAAAACTACATCCCTCTAAgtggcctttcaagaattacGTGAGCACTATAGGGGGAAAGAGgatgattacgtcaacagtaattatttacttttttacacatagtACACACACAACgaaaaaacgaaatgcattttcgagaattcctacaaaaaataatacgtttatgtactattatttttgaaagctttgcttacttttgccgACAAGAGtaggggggataaattgcagtaaatctgcttacgtaatacttgaacggtccTCGAATTAGGTACagtattttaactaaagtactctttCGTCTCGTTCTGTAAAATTGCTCGCTGGGATGAAACACACAGTTGATCTGTGAGAGTttagttaaaagaaataaggAAAGACCGATTTATTTCTTATGAATAAGgtgtttttagtttgttatatCCGAGTGAGCgcgtttattttataatacaactCGCCCGCAAGTAAGCGTTCTGTTTGCGTCCTTAAAACCAATAATTTATACTAGCTTAGAAAGCTAACTTCGCTAACTTGCGCTAACTCACATACCATGGCGCACATAAAGTAATTTGTCACTTTGACAATTAACACTTacgttaatttttaagtatattcaCCGCCGGATTGAGTGAGTATATAATGAACTATTATATGTGAACCTAaacatttatacatataaacatgCAATTAAACATCAAAacatgtcaactgtcaaataataatagtcatGAACtctcaaattaaaatatacttttcagCGCAGGAAGATATGCCTGACAATACCcggattatatatttattatacgtaATTGCTGGGAATAGTAGATATTTCTTTTAcgcacatttttatataaatcttaattttattagaatttcCAACAATGAACGTAAGACTCGCCgaattagttattaatattaaaataagaatcTCACCTGGTTTGGATATAAAAGATGAACCAACGTTTGTACGATTGCGTGGTTTGTAGCGTTTTTATGAGCGTTCAAGGGGAAATTGCATTCTCCACTGCAATAAAAGGCCCCATATCCTTCGGGGGCTATTATCCAATCCtataagatattaaattttgttgatATTAATTGTATCAGCATTTATTAGTATTGTATTGTACTGAAGACAAGTtcgcaatttaaaatatgattttgaataaatagctataaaaaccaaaatatatttcgaacaaaatttacataacatttttcatacaatttgtCTTTAGCGCAATCATAGCACcgtaatcttatatataaaatcgtgtcacaatgttagttaccatactcctccgaaacggcttgaccgatttttatcaaattttatatgcataataATCTctagtctgagaatcggctactatctatttttcatacccctaagtgataagggttgtccacccctaaatttttttgtttgttttttagacaaaaatacatacaactcttaattttcacccctctacgctgaacccctattttttattacagtagatggttatttttattgaacgaataaaatgtttcctagaaataatatacttacatggcaaaacaacgtttgccgggtcagctatttattatataaaattataacacaaTTTAAGTAGTAAAAACCATACAAAATCGTATTGTGTATACTAACGCGGAATAAGTATGTATaagtaagtatatatttatatatgatatGGTTTACTGACCTGCCATTCTAAATCCTTAAAACTGACGTAAAGTGTTTGAATTTCACAACTCCGGGTGGTCCAATGTAATGTGTCTGTGAAAACATATAAGTAAAATCAAAATCTCTGTTGAATTGTTTTCTACAATATTAGAGATCCTAGTCGCCGTATGTAATGTTTATCTTGGACCCTCAAGTCCcttatcataatatatttctgtgtCTTCGTTgtgtattttaagtttatttattttaagagtttacaaaaataacaacaatatTGTGATTTGGTGGAAATAGAAACATATCTCAGGgaattttaagaatattggacttgaaattgtatttatataaataaaacattaaattgcaTTAGTCAATTTCATTTGGGCTCTTGGGCTTGAGACAAAATCTCTTTTCGACGGGcgtaaaaatttatatgaaaatggtcacgtgacaCGTGGCTTAATGTCATTCCCACATAAATTTAGCGTTAGTGGGTCGCACCTGTcgaaaagtgatttttttCTCAAGCcccttatttataatacaaaccAAGACAACAAACAAGACAACACCACTAGACATACGTAACAGCGAAGTTACTAATGTCACATGAATTAACACAGCACAAACCTTGCacagtataatttataactaaataaatattcttctAGAATTTTGGCACTCAATAGTATTAGTACAGTTTTGTGATGTTTAGGAATTTGGGAAATGttgctataaatattttaaatggcattttatacaaatacgagaactgcaatttttaaaagtcgCATGTACCTGTTAGAGGGTTCCTCAAATAATTTTCTGAATATCCATGTGAGCGCCACCGCCTTGCCTCTCTTTTTTTCCTAGCTCCCGCATCAGCACCGCCTAATTTTGggccatttttaaaaaatgctaCCAAAAATGGCTGCTTGCCTTCGGAGTTAGGTCCGTGATTCTCTTCCAAACCTATTTCTTCCGGTTTAACATGGCGttctagaataaaaataaatataaagtataaaaaaagtataaaaataaagtataaagaaTCATATactgttaatatataaatacattccATAAATACGTAACCAAACGTAAATACCAAAACCTCATTAATGgacaaataacacaaataaaattattggcGCCAAAACCCAGCATGACGCATACGCGAAGCTTGTCATAGACAAAAACTGGGAAACAGAAAGCTTTGTTATACCATAAAAATAGCGATCCCAAGCAAAAGATAATGCATAGATCTCCTTATCGACTTAACTTGACATGGCTGaacttaatgtaaaaaatatttacattatttcgTCGAAGACGTAGATTCATAAttgatttctatttttaattcaacaaCAAGTTCACACAATATATACGTGCTTTGAATATtgcttatttatataataattttttttatattatatattccgACGAAATTACTTGCATCAATGGTCTTGtagtaaattgaaaaaaaagaaaatacgaATTTTAGGctaaaaaataagattttcattcgttttacttttacatatttaaagaatttgaattttgtagTCTAATCAAGAAGAAATATTACTTCCCTTAAAATTAAACGTATTTAAcagattaaaaaacaaaattagaaaAGTAAACATAACTTGCCTGGTTGTGTATGAGGGTGGAGAGTGATAAAGAAGCCGCGATTGTCTGCTGGGGCTCCAAGCCACGAAGCTAAGGCGGCTGTTACGTTGAACTCCAGCCACCCTTCAGCGCTGGCGCTCGTGTTTACTGCTGCCACCTGCTCCATTTGCATACCTCTGGAAGCAAATGTAAACTTATGAGCAATTTTGTACTAGTTAtgtttacataatacatacagTTATACTTGTTATGTTAATGTACCATAACTTACATTAGGTACGAGGTAGGTAGAGGTATTCGAAATTAAGAATTgcgtaaaaaaattgtcaaaaatCAGAAAGTCTGGATTTGAATTTTCTGTTTTGATACACATTATTAGGAGTAAGGCCGGATCACCGAGGAAGGAGGTCTTAACCGCACTGAGGCTTGAATATCTAGCTTGAATATCTGCAGGCAAATCGATACTGTTACAAAATAGCTTTTGTTcgttaatatttacatattctatattaaatgGTTGTACACAAGCACACAAACTTTATACGTTctcattcataaaatataaacttctACTGTGATCAATTGCATATAAAACCGTAAAAaagtttgttaatattttcccATATTTACCCCATTATACAACCTATATTTCAGGACCTTACCCTAAATTGTCAACGCTCATCACCCGATGAACAACAACGGTGTAAAGATCAGCAGGCTCCACTGTATGTTTTGGTGCCTGATGGAGTCTCAGCTCAGCAGTAAGTAATGAGGAAGCGTCACTAGGGGCGCCAGTAACTTCAAACCAAATATGCCTTCCGTGACCATGACGTAAGACGCCCAAGTGGTGTTCTGAAAAAATacgtttaacataaaatacttcgataaaaatataactcaAAAATACTAATAGAGGTTTAAAACTAATGCGTAGTAATATTATATCCTAAGGGCCGTTTTCCGTGATTGAGTATCACGGAACTAGCGTGGCGCCAGCGCAGTAAGAGATACACTT from Pieris napi chromosome 15, ilPieNapi1.2, whole genome shotgun sequence encodes the following:
- the LOC125056674 gene encoding protein 60A; translation: MAVSKTIWHCAGLLLFIVVSCTALSGLYIDNGVDQTIIHHSMTRHERQVVEHEILELLGLGERPRRAQTPPLDRSAPSFLLDVYKQLAEEHEQARPTRSSEMALSGEEQNAIDESDLIMTFQSKKHHLGVLRHGHGRHIWFEVTGAPSDASSLLTAELRLHQAPKHTVEPADLYTVVVHRVMSVDNLGGMQMEQVAAVNTSASAEGWLEFNVTAALASWLGAPADNRGFFITLHPHTQPERHVKPEEIGLEENHGPNSEGKQPFLVAFFKNGPKLGGADAGARKKREARRWRSHGYSENYLRNPLTDTLHWTTRSCEIQTLYVSFKDLEWQDWIIAPEGYGAFYCSGECNFPLNAHKNATNHAIVQTLVHLLYPNQVPKPSCAPIKLSPISVLYYTDDSNVILRKYKNMVVKSCGCH